Proteins encoded in a region of the Haloglomus salinum genome:
- a CDS encoding diacylglycerol/lipid kinase family protein: MQVGSRTLIMNPVSGTGDHAEIVRQKARGKGFAVWETEGEGDGVTLGREAGEEGVSEIAVCGGDGTINEVLRGLEQADHLGEVTLNVIPAGTANLLANAVGIRSIEHGLQLTDKGEVRSVDVGLADGKPFVVSCIAGFPADASTSASGELKQRLGTLAFVVSGLQQAVEFEGVDLRLDLHGGGKSDSWEGSAVTVLVGNARRFVEQGGQADMEDGLFDVAVIEDVPAGNLAVEAVIHRLLGEGTDSVHHFQAAQVTVTSDEAITFSRDGEIAEHDHVTMYARPQALDLRVGPDYVPKPR; encoded by the coding sequence ATGCAGGTCGGGTCGCGCACCCTCATCATGAACCCCGTCAGCGGGACCGGCGACCACGCCGAGATCGTGCGTCAGAAGGCCCGCGGGAAGGGGTTCGCGGTGTGGGAGACGGAGGGTGAGGGTGACGGAGTGACGCTGGGGCGGGAGGCTGGCGAGGAGGGCGTCAGCGAGATCGCCGTCTGCGGGGGCGACGGGACCATCAACGAGGTGCTCCGGGGACTGGAACAGGCCGACCACCTGGGCGAGGTGACGCTGAACGTCATCCCGGCGGGGACGGCGAACCTGCTGGCGAACGCCGTCGGCATCCGGAGCATCGAACACGGGCTCCAGCTCACCGACAAGGGCGAGGTCCGGTCGGTCGACGTGGGACTCGCCGACGGGAAACCGTTCGTCGTCTCCTGTATCGCCGGCTTCCCGGCCGACGCCAGTACCTCGGCCTCGGGCGAGCTGAAGCAGCGCCTCGGCACGCTGGCGTTCGTCGTCAGCGGGCTCCAGCAGGCCGTCGAGTTCGAGGGGGTCGACCTCCGTCTGGACCTCCACGGCGGCGGCAAGAGCGACAGCTGGGAGGGCTCGGCAGTGACCGTCCTCGTCGGGAACGCCCGCCGGTTCGTCGAGCAGGGGGGGCAGGCCGACATGGAGGACGGGCTGTTCGACGTGGCGGTCATCGAGGACGTCCCCGCGGGGAACCTCGCGGTCGAGGCGGTCATCCACCGGCTGCTCGGCGAGGGAACCGACTCGGTCCACCACTTCCAGGCGGCACAGGTCACGGTGACCAGCGACGAGGCCATCACCTTCTCGCGGGACGGGGAGATCGCCGAGCACGACCACGTCACGATGTATGCCCGCCCGCAGGCGCTCGACCTCCGTGTCGGCCCCGACTACGTCCCGAAGCCACGCTGA
- the nasA gene encoding assimilatory nitrate reductase NasA, translating to MRCAVGCGHRQRAVDDGYGIDTVSGDPMHPVSEGLACRRGTRESADPDGSWLTRPLVRRDGELLPTTWENALDEAAGAMRRAMAKSPDAVAVLGSGQQTNEAAYALGKLARGGIGTRYYDANTTLCMASAVTAYYDAFGSDAPPCTYDDIPGAEAHVVWGANPAVAHPVLFRWIRESAEGGELLVVDPVATETADLADRHVALDPGGDLALARAVLARVVERGDVDESFVADATTGFDELRAKLPDADAAAAEAGVPIADVDALADAFGRQTLVYWGMGVNQSVDGTATSGALIDICLATGNLGPDTGPFSLTGQANSMGTRVCSSKGSWPGHRDFQDPHERAAVADYWDVDPGRLPDDTGPGPVDTIAAVEDEVDVVWTVATNPVAGVPDAGNVADRLDESFLVVQDAFHSETVEYADVVLPAATWGESAGTVMNMERTVSRVRAATDTPSGVRQDIDIVAEVGQRLCPGLLGEPPLDPEAVFREFCDLTDGTDADCSGLSYTRLEAETAVRWPAPEPRASGGYRYHSAAEGEDDDATADWSFPTPSGRARFSTAVETHDAEPTDEAYPLVLTTGREADGYNTGVRSRDGTGPGEPTAPVARVAPTTMSSVAPDGEREVTLASRRGTVDVTLHPDEAVPEGLVWLSIHHPATNRLTTPDRDPRSAEPNLKQCAVRVEVRPDECEADLAQPDDDALPEDREALTEVAE from the coding sequence ATGCGGTGTGCGGTCGGCTGTGGCCACCGACAGCGCGCCGTCGACGACGGCTACGGCATCGACACCGTCAGCGGCGATCCGATGCACCCGGTCAGCGAGGGGCTGGCCTGCCGGCGGGGGACTCGCGAGTCGGCCGACCCCGACGGGTCGTGGCTCACGCGACCGCTGGTCCGGCGCGACGGCGAACTGCTCCCGACAACGTGGGAGAACGCCCTCGACGAGGCCGCCGGGGCGATGCGGCGGGCGATGGCGAAGTCACCCGACGCGGTCGCGGTCCTGGGAAGCGGCCAGCAGACCAACGAAGCCGCCTACGCGCTCGGGAAGCTCGCCCGCGGTGGCATCGGGACCCGGTACTACGACGCGAACACCACACTCTGCATGGCGAGCGCCGTCACTGCCTACTACGACGCGTTCGGCAGCGACGCGCCGCCCTGCACGTACGACGACATCCCCGGTGCCGAGGCCCACGTCGTCTGGGGGGCTAACCCGGCCGTCGCACACCCGGTGCTGTTCAGGTGGATCCGCGAGTCAGCCGAGGGCGGCGAACTCCTCGTCGTCGACCCCGTCGCGACCGAGACCGCGGACCTCGCTGACCGCCACGTCGCCCTCGACCCGGGCGGCGACCTGGCGCTGGCACGGGCCGTCCTGGCGCGGGTCGTCGAGCGCGGTGACGTCGACGAGTCGTTCGTCGCGGACGCCACGACCGGGTTCGACGAACTGCGGGCGAAGCTCCCCGACGCCGACGCGGCCGCCGCCGAGGCGGGCGTCCCGATAGCCGACGTGGACGCGCTCGCGGACGCCTTCGGCCGCCAGACGCTGGTCTACTGGGGGATGGGCGTCAACCAGTCCGTCGACGGGACCGCCACCTCGGGGGCGCTCATCGACATCTGTCTCGCCACCGGCAACCTCGGCCCGGACACGGGCCCGTTCTCCCTGACCGGCCAGGCGAACTCGATGGGCACCCGCGTCTGCTCCTCGAAGGGCTCCTGGCCCGGCCACCGGGACTTCCAGGACCCGCACGAACGCGCGGCCGTCGCCGACTACTGGGACGTGGACCCGGGGCGCCTGCCCGACGACACCGGTCCCGGCCCGGTCGACACCATCGCGGCCGTCGAGGACGAGGTCGACGTCGTCTGGACGGTCGCCACCAACCCCGTCGCTGGCGTGCCCGACGCCGGCAACGTCGCCGACCGCCTCGACGAGTCCTTCCTCGTCGTCCAGGACGCGTTCCACTCCGAGACCGTCGAGTACGCCGACGTGGTGCTCCCTGCCGCCACGTGGGGCGAGTCCGCGGGGACCGTGATGAACATGGAACGGACGGTCTCCCGGGTCCGTGCGGCGACGGACACGCCGTCCGGCGTCAGGCAGGACATCGATATCGTCGCCGAGGTCGGGCAGCGGCTCTGTCCGGGCCTGCTGGGCGAGCCGCCGCTCGACCCCGAGGCCGTCTTCCGCGAGTTCTGCGACCTCACGGACGGAACGGACGCCGACTGCTCCGGGCTCTCCTACACCCGGCTGGAGGCCGAGACGGCTGTCCGGTGGCCGGCGCCCGAGCCGCGGGCGAGCGGCGGCTACCGGTACCACTCGGCAGCCGAGGGCGAGGACGACGACGCCACCGCCGACTGGTCGTTCCCGACACCCTCCGGGCGGGCGCGGTTCTCGACTGCGGTCGAGACCCACGACGCCGAACCGACCGACGAGGCGTACCCGCTCGTCCTGACGACGGGGCGTGAGGCTGACGGCTACAACACCGGCGTCAGGAGCCGCGACGGCACCGGACCGGGCGAGCCGACGGCGCCCGTCGCGCGGGTCGCGCCGACTACGATGTCCAGCGTCGCGCCCGACGGCGAGCGCGAGGTCACGCTCGCCTCGCGCCGGGGCACCGTGGACGTGACGCTCCACCCCGACGAGGCGGTCCCCGAGGGCCTGGTCTGGCTCTCTATCCACCATCCCGCGACGAACCGGCTGACGACGCCGGACCGTGACCCGCGTTCCGCGGAGCCGAACCTCAAGCAGTGCGCGGTGCGGGTCGAGGTCCGTCCCGACGAGTGCGAGGCCGACCTCGCCCAGCCGGACGACGACGCGCTGCCCGAGGACCGCGAGGCGCTCACGGAGGTGGCGGAATGA
- a CDS encoding DUF4232 domain-containing protein, translated as MHIEPSDRPTRRTLLRAGGLAGLALLAGCTTGASDPGTGDEPTPTPTGTDGGLAGADGDGGAAGGTRPAGSGGPGVSLVGIDGPAAPLAADVTLVAPVATAEAPPALRVTLTNTGDGAVRIGEGRAARFRYVHDESGRLVLLPVESEWDAEPDCWRLRHGIVTTEEYRTFELAPGASATADLALYASSETDACLPVGEHTFRTRYQVGPAGSAPGEGSGGEWGFTVLLE; from the coding sequence ATGCACATCGAGCCATCCGACCGTCCGACCCGCCGAACCCTCCTCCGTGCCGGTGGGCTCGCGGGGCTCGCACTCCTCGCGGGCTGTACGACCGGAGCCAGCGACCCGGGCACGGGTGACGAGCCGACGCCCACGCCCACCGGCACCGACGGCGGCCTCGCCGGTGCCGACGGTGACGGCGGGGCAGCCGGTGGCACCCGACCCGCCGGGAGCGGCGGCCCCGGCGTCTCGCTGGTCGGTATCGACGGACCGGCCGCGCCGCTCGCGGCCGACGTGACGCTCGTAGCACCCGTCGCGACCGCCGAGGCGCCACCCGCGCTCCGCGTGACGCTCACCAACACCGGCGACGGCGCCGTGCGGATTGGTGAGGGGCGTGCCGCGCGTTTCCGGTACGTCCACGACGAGTCCGGGCGGCTCGTCCTGCTCCCGGTCGAGAGCGAGTGGGACGCCGAACCGGACTGCTGGCGGCTCCGCCACGGTATCGTCACCACCGAGGAGTACCGCACGTTCGAACTGGCGCCGGGCGCGTCGGCGACGGCCGACCTGGCGCTGTACGCGAGCTCGGAGACGGACGCCTGCCTCCCGGTGGGCGAGCACACGTTCCGGACCCGCTACCAGGTCGGCCCTGCCGGCTCGGCACCCGGTGAGGGGAGCGGCGGCGAGTGGGGTTTCACGGTCCTGCTGGAGTGA
- a CDS encoding DUF2237 family protein, with protein sequence MSDAPTPPDDERNVLGDPLEPCSTDPMTGALRDGECHALLRDPGRHEVCAVMTEAFLEYSRAQGNDLVTPRPDLNFPGLEPGDRWCVCVPRWLEAAEAGQAPPVVLEATNESVLDMIPPSRLEAHAHDADAPIDLD encoded by the coding sequence ATGTCCGACGCGCCCACGCCGCCCGACGACGAGCGCAACGTCCTGGGCGACCCGCTCGAACCGTGCAGTACGGACCCGATGACCGGCGCGTTGCGCGACGGCGAGTGCCACGCGCTCCTGCGCGACCCGGGCCGCCACGAGGTCTGTGCGGTGATGACCGAGGCGTTCCTCGAGTACAGCCGCGCCCAGGGCAACGACCTGGTGACCCCCCGCCCGGACCTGAACTTCCCCGGGCTGGAACCGGGCGACCGCTGGTGTGTCTGTGTGCCCCGGTGGCTGGAGGCCGCCGAGGCGGGTCAGGCTCCGCCGGTCGTCCTCGAAGCGACGAACGAGTCCGTGCTCGACATGATTCCACCGTCCCGGCTCGAGGCACACGCGCACGACGCGGACGCGCCAATCGACCTCGACTGA
- a CDS encoding SDR family oxidoreductase, whose amino-acid sequence MTDVFLTGFPGFLGSALVEVLLERHDEDATVTCLVQPKFRPEAETRVSDIGDDVDADAEARVELVEGDITDPELAVDDYDALVDETDVVYHLAAIYDLTMDRAPGKAVNIDGSAHMAEFAAAADADRFHYVSSVVVAGDYEGRFTEDMLQEGQSFYNYYESTKHMAEVQVRERMDEVPTTIYRPGVAVGDSETGETQKYDGMYAFVEGLVDQGDNAVIPAPKGASEGEFNVVPRDYIVDAIGYLSGIDESEGKTYHLADPDPPTTTELVKILGEAAGKDRTFVVPYPKGIVKGLLESLKPESELLKSGGLEYQTWPASFDCSNAVADLEGSGIECPDFEDYAETLVEFYRENPDIGTEGMN is encoded by the coding sequence ATGACGGACGTGTTCCTGACCGGGTTCCCGGGGTTCCTGGGCTCGGCGCTTGTCGAGGTACTGCTGGAACGACACGACGAGGATGCTACGGTGACCTGCCTGGTGCAGCCGAAGTTCCGCCCGGAGGCCGAGACCCGGGTGAGCGACATCGGCGACGACGTCGATGCCGACGCCGAGGCCCGGGTCGAACTCGTCGAGGGCGACATCACGGACCCCGAACTCGCGGTCGACGACTACGACGCGCTTGTCGACGAAACCGACGTGGTGTACCATCTCGCGGCCATCTACGACCTGACGATGGATCGGGCGCCCGGCAAGGCCGTCAACATCGACGGGAGCGCCCACATGGCCGAGTTCGCCGCCGCGGCCGACGCCGACCGCTTCCACTACGTCTCCAGCGTCGTCGTCGCGGGCGACTACGAGGGCCGCTTCACCGAGGACATGCTCCAGGAGGGCCAGTCATTCTACAACTACTACGAGTCCACGAAGCACATGGCCGAGGTACAGGTCCGCGAGCGGATGGACGAGGTGCCCACGACCATCTACCGCCCCGGCGTCGCCGTCGGCGACAGCGAGACCGGCGAGACCCAGAAGTACGACGGGATGTACGCCTTCGTCGAGGGGCTCGTCGACCAGGGCGACAACGCCGTCATCCCGGCGCCGAAGGGTGCCAGCGAGGGCGAGTTCAACGTCGTCCCCCGCGATTACATCGTCGACGCCATCGGCTACCTCTCGGGCATCGACGAGTCCGAGGGGAAGACGTACCACCTCGCGGACCCGGACCCGCCGACGACGACGGAACTCGTGAAGATTCTGGGGGAGGCGGCGGGCAAGGACCGCACCTTCGTCGTCCCGTACCCGAAGGGCATCGTGAAGGGCCTGCTGGAGAGCCTGAAGCCCGAATCCGAGCTGCTGAAGAGTGGCGGGCTGGAGTACCAGACCTGGCCCGCCTCCTTCGACTGCTCGAACGCCGTCGCGGACCTCGAAGGGTCGGGCATCGAGTGCCCCGACTTCGAGGACTACGCCGAGACGCTCGTGGAGTTCTACCGCGAGAACCCCGACATCGGGACGGAAGGGATGAACTGA
- a CDS encoding MFS transporter produces the protein MTHKVEQLCLATLGFFWAFLMWFSTAAFSPSIGAAFDLTTAELALLASSAIFLAPPGRVLAGWAADRVGAHNAFAVILSVTGLVSIASAFVESYDVLFVMRLVVAAAGISFVVGIQHVAQWFDEHEMGTAEGLYAGTGNVGAGVGALVLPRLYGVNFGDAFLHLGIGAVLIAVLYKWRGEPARDAKTAQTAADNTSLKDTLYVWSRYAAIALMLAYLMSFGLEIAMNSWLPSYYAQGFETAIADLGFESVAAVQTAAGTFAAVQSFNASLWRPFSGYMSDLWQRKGWTPYPVLTDSLDYAPRVHWLLTALLCITAMMVLLTVAGLLGLLPLSVIVLAVFGITVSFGTGGVFAIVPLIFPDRPGTAAGFIGGISTTGGIVIPLVYGYVPNIHTGYAVVALGLFLPIIGFFVWAMRHDGGLSSHGIGSRERWLGDGGGAVPGGDD, from the coding sequence ATGACGCACAAGGTCGAGCAGCTCTGTCTGGCGACGCTCGGGTTCTTCTGGGCGTTCCTGATGTGGTTCTCGACGGCGGCGTTCTCGCCGAGCATCGGGGCCGCGTTCGACCTCACGACGGCCGAGCTCGCGCTGCTCGCGTCGTCGGCCATCTTCCTCGCGCCGCCGGGGCGCGTGCTGGCTGGCTGGGCGGCCGACCGCGTTGGCGCCCACAACGCCTTCGCGGTCATCCTCTCGGTCACGGGCCTGGTGAGCATCGCCTCCGCGTTCGTCGAGAGCTACGACGTGCTGTTCGTCATGCGGCTCGTCGTCGCGGCAGCGGGCATCAGCTTCGTCGTCGGCATCCAGCACGTCGCACAGTGGTTCGACGAGCACGAGATGGGCACCGCCGAGGGTCTCTACGCCGGGACCGGTAACGTCGGCGCCGGCGTCGGCGCGCTGGTGCTGCCCCGGCTGTACGGCGTCAACTTCGGCGACGCCTTCCTCCACCTGGGTATCGGCGCGGTCCTCATCGCGGTGCTGTACAAGTGGCGTGGTGAGCCCGCTCGCGACGCGAAGACGGCCCAGACCGCAGCCGACAACACCTCGCTGAAGGACACGCTGTACGTCTGGAGCCGGTACGCCGCCATCGCGCTGATGCTGGCGTACCTGATGTCGTTCGGGCTGGAGATCGCGATGAACTCCTGGCTCCCGAGCTACTACGCGCAGGGCTTCGAGACGGCTATCGCCGACCTCGGCTTCGAGAGCGTCGCCGCGGTCCAGACCGCTGCGGGGACGTTCGCGGCCGTCCAGTCGTTCAACGCCTCGCTCTGGCGGCCGTTCTCGGGGTACATGTCCGACCTCTGGCAGCGCAAGGGGTGGACTCCCTACCCCGTCCTGACAGACAGCCTCGACTACGCACCCCGGGTCCACTGGCTGCTGACCGCGCTGCTGTGCATCACGGCCATGATGGTGCTGCTGACCGTCGCGGGACTACTGGGGCTACTCCCGCTGTCGGTGATCGTACTCGCGGTGTTCGGCATCACCGTCAGCTTCGGGACCGGCGGCGTGTTCGCCATCGTCCCGCTCATCTTCCCGGACCGCCCGGGGACGGCGGCGGGGTTCATCGGCGGCATCTCCACGACCGGCGGCATCGTCATCCCGCTGGTCTACGGCTACGTCCCGAACATCCACACCGGCTACGCCGTGGTCGCGCTGGGCCTGTTCCTGCCCATCATCGGCTTCTTCGTCTGGGCGATGCGCCACGACGGGGGCCTGTCCAGTCACGGCATCGGGTCGCGGGAGCGCTGGCTCGGCGATGGTGGGGGCGCCGTCCCCGGAGGTGACGACTGA